AATAGTAGCTGCACTAAAAGATGATTTCTTCAGATTGAGAATTCAAGCACTTAATGCTTTAGATTTATCTAACCCCGCACACGCAAAGGTAGCATTGGCTGAAGTTGAAAAAATCGCTAACAATGATCCTAAAACTTTAGTAAGAGCAGCCGCAATATTAGCTTTATCTAAAACAAAAAACAAAAAATATCTACCTCTATATGAGAAGAATATTGATGCGGTATCTAACGCCATTAAAGGAAGTGCATTGGCTGCCATTGCACAGACCGAGCCTGAACGCGTTAAAAGTTTAGCAGACAAAATAGATCTTTCTGGTGCTTCAGAGGAATTAATTACCACATTACTACCTACCATCGTTAAAAACAAGATAGAGTCTCAGATGCCATACATTGGCGGATTGGTCACTTTTTATCCTTTCTTAAAATTTCAAAATCCTGAGTTAGGTAGTGTAGCGGAAGAAGGTTTCAACTGGATTATGACTTCTGATAATTTAAAAGCCACAGAATCTATCACCAAAATTTTAGGTCAAGCTAAATCTGAAATCCCAAACAATCCTCAAGTTAAAATGATGATTATACAAATGCTCCAAGATGGAGTTGCAAAAAAAATGGAACTGCTAAAAGCTCAACCTAATAGTGATAGTCTTCACAAACAAGTAGACAAAATAAATAAAGTTATTGAGCTTTACAAAAACTAAGGCAACAAAAAGAGAGATGAAATTCATCTCTCTTTTTCATTATAAACTATTTTGATTTTATTCAAAAATATAATTAAGCGTTAAACTTAGTACTTGTTCAGATTTTTTCTTCTCGGTACTTAAATCTCCCGTGTATGATTCTACCATATGACGATAGGTATTAGACAGTCCCAAATCATACTTTAGTGCTACTTCTAATTGTCTTTTATAACTAAATCCTAGTCCCACTCCTAAACCAAAATTAAAACTACTTGCCTTTCCATTAAGATTAGGATATCTTGGGTCATTTCCCTCTATCGTATAAACCTGTCTAGATGGGCTCTCTACAGTTTGATTGATTAGAAAATTAAATCTAGGACCAAACATTCCAAAAAATTCAGACTCTGCCTCTGAAAAGTAACCTTTTACATAAATAGGTACACTAATATAATCGTTATAATATTTAGTATTTTTATCACCTTCTCTTTTATTATAACCTGTTTCCCCAGCTTGGTAGTACTGTATTTCTGGCTGCAAATATAATTGGTCATCATTATCTGCTGGAATTAAAGCTAAAGCTCCTACTTGAAAACCTAACCTTTTACCTGATGGATTATGTGCATTTTTTACTCCAGAGTAATTCATACCAGCCCCTACTCCAAAACGAGTATTTTCAAACTGAATATTGATTTGTGCAGAAGACAACCCAAAGATTAAACCTAGCCCTGCTAAAATTACTTTTTTCATATCTATTTCTATTTAAGAATAAAACTCTAATGATACACAATTCATCATCAGAGTTTTACCATTGTAATTAAAATTTCAATATTTATTTTTCAAAAATACTATCCCAAAACCTTTGCAATAGTAACTCCTATATCAGCTGGAGAATCTACCACATTGATTCCGTTTTCTCTCATAATAGCCATTTTTGCCTGAGCAGTATCTTCAGCACCACCTACAATAGCACCAGCGTGTCCCATAGTTCTTCCTTTAGGCGCTGTTTGCCCTGCAATAAAACCAACTACTGGCTTCTTAGAACCACTAGCTTTATACCATTTAGCAGCCTCTGCTTCAAGGTTACCACCAATCTCACCAATCATTACTACAGCTTCAGTTTCTGGGTCGTTAATAAACATTTCTAAAGCCTCTTTAGTGGTAGTTCCAATGATAGGGTCTCCACCAATACCTATTGCCGTAGAAATACCATAACCAGCTCTTACCACTTGGTCTGCAGCTTCATAAGTAAGTGTTCCTGATTTAGATACAATACCTACTTTACCTTTCTTGAATACAAATCCTGGCATAATACCAATCTT
The genomic region above belongs to Riemerella anatipestifer and contains:
- the sucD gene encoding succinate--CoA ligase subunit alpha, with the protein product MSVLVNKDSRVIVQGFTGNEGTFHAGQMIDYGTNVVGGVTPGKGGTEHLGKPVFNTVADAVEKAGANVSIIFVPPAFAADAIMEAADAGIKVIVCITEGIPVADMTKVKNYIADKDCRLIGPNCPGIITSDEAKIGIMPGFVFKKGKVGIVSKSGTLTYEAADQVVRAGYGISTAIGIGGDPIIGTTTKEALEMFINDPETEAVVMIGEIGGNLEAEAAKWYKASGSKKPVVGFIAGQTAPKGRTMGHAGAIVGGAEDTAQAKMAIMRENGINVVDSPADIGVTIAKVLG
- a CDS encoding porin family protein, producing the protein MKKVILAGLGLIFGLSSAQINIQFENTRFGVGAGMNYSGVKNAHNPSGKRLGFQVGALALIPADNDDQLYLQPEIQYYQAGETGYNKREGDKNTKYYNDYISVPIYVKGYFSEAESEFFGMFGPRFNFLINQTVESPSRQVYTIEGNDPRYPNLNGKASSFNFGLGVGLGFSYKRQLEVALKYDLGLSNTYRHMVESYTGDLSTEKKKSEQVLSLTLNYIFE